The following proteins come from a genomic window of Streptomyces sp. Sge12:
- a CDS encoding ATP-grasp domain-containing protein, which produces MTRPVLLLVESNTTGSGRQFARCAADLGLRPVLVGADPGRYPYAAEGGLRVEVADTSDERAVLAVARSLDREAGLAGVTSSSEYFVATAAAVARAFGLPGPDAAAVRACRNKGRQRALLQAGGVPVPRFALVRNQREAVLAAEEIGYPVVLKPVLGSGSLGVRLCADPDAAAAHAAALTSAAVDGRVAASARDVLVEEYLRGAEYSVEVFGRTVVVVVAKQLGPLPDFVEYGHVLPAALPAGDSRRLGDTAVRAVQALGLGWGAAHVELRQDGDDVHVIEVNPRLAGGMIPDLAGRALGVDLVACQVRAAVGLAPALRPAGTPRAAAIRFLTADAPGALAGADARTAALDAALATAGVEAAALYRGPGEAVAPAHDFRGRIGHVIAVAPDTSAAARAAAQGLGELSTALDHSNRGGTDRGGTNAARTKGKTRP; this is translated from the coding sequence GTGACGCGGCCCGTCCTGCTCCTCGTCGAGAGCAACACGACGGGCAGCGGCAGGCAGTTCGCGCGCTGCGCGGCGGACCTGGGGCTCCGGCCGGTCCTCGTCGGCGCAGACCCGGGCCGCTACCCCTACGCCGCCGAGGGCGGGTTGCGCGTCGAGGTCGCGGACACCTCGGACGAGCGCGCGGTGCTCGCCGTCGCGCGCTCTCTCGACCGGGAGGCAGGGCTCGCGGGCGTCACGTCGAGCTCCGAGTACTTCGTGGCGACCGCCGCAGCCGTCGCGCGGGCCTTCGGCCTGCCGGGTCCGGACGCAGCTGCCGTGCGCGCCTGCCGCAACAAGGGGCGCCAACGGGCCCTGCTGCAGGCAGGCGGCGTGCCGGTGCCTCGGTTCGCCCTCGTACGCAACCAGCGCGAGGCGGTCCTCGCCGCCGAGGAGATCGGTTACCCGGTGGTGCTCAAGCCGGTGCTGGGCTCGGGAAGCCTCGGCGTACGGCTGTGCGCGGACCCGGACGCGGCTGCGGCGCACGCAGCGGCCCTGACCTCGGCGGCCGTCGACGGGCGGGTGGCGGCGAGTGCCCGCGACGTGCTCGTCGAGGAGTACCTGCGGGGCGCCGAGTACTCGGTGGAGGTGTTCGGCCGTACGGTCGTGGTCGTGGTCGCCAAGCAGCTGGGACCGCTGCCGGACTTCGTCGAGTACGGGCACGTACTGCCGGCCGCACTGCCGGCCGGGGACTCCCGCCGCCTGGGGGACACGGCGGTACGGGCCGTACAGGCGCTCGGTCTGGGCTGGGGTGCGGCGCACGTGGAACTGCGCCAGGACGGTGACGACGTCCACGTGATCGAGGTCAATCCCCGGCTTGCCGGCGGCATGATCCCCGATCTGGCCGGCCGGGCCCTCGGCGTCGACCTGGTGGCCTGCCAGGTGCGCGCGGCCGTCGGGCTCGCTCCTGCGCTCCGGCCGGCAGGTACGCCCCGCGCCGCCGCCATCCGCTTCCTCACCGCCGACGCTCCGGGGGCGCTCGCGGGTGCGGACGCGCGGACCGCCGCCCTGGACGCGGCCCTCGCCACCGCAGGCGTCGAAGCGGCCGCCCTCTACCGCGGGCCCGGGGAAGCGGTCGCCCCCGCACACGACTTCCGCGGCCGCATCGGCCACGTCATCGCGGTCGCGCCTGACACCTCCGCCGCCGCCCGTGCCGCCGCCCAGGGCCTCGGTGAACTGTCCACGGCCCTGGACCACTCGAACCGGGGCGGGACGGACCGAGGCGGGACGAACGCCGCCCGAACGAAGGGGAAGACACGTCCATGA
- a CDS encoding thioesterase II family protein has protein sequence MTRGTWLRRLSRGAGPRARLVCFPHAGGTASFFRSWAPSVPSDVELHAVRYPGREDKLLEEPATTMRELVEPIARDCLPLLDRPLVLFGHSMGASIAHEVAVVLETRYGVPPASLVVSSQPGPGHVPPEGSRAQQGDAELIESIGLLGGTEAAALQDPELRELVLPAIRADYRLIEQYWASPHTLTGVSAPVVVYHGKADPGVGRDAVEAWSTVARSTFDTRCFEGGHFYLVDHAQEVLDDLFARLDLTPRTVEAAPTEDMP, from the coding sequence ATGACCCGCGGTACGTGGCTGCGGAGGCTGAGCCGCGGTGCCGGCCCCCGCGCGCGACTCGTCTGCTTCCCCCATGCCGGCGGCACGGCGAGCTTCTTCCGGTCGTGGGCCCCGTCCGTGCCGAGCGACGTGGAACTCCACGCCGTTCGCTATCCGGGGCGGGAGGACAAGCTCCTGGAGGAGCCCGCAACGACCATGCGGGAGCTCGTCGAGCCGATCGCACGGGACTGCCTCCCCCTCCTGGACCGGCCCCTGGTCCTCTTCGGCCACAGCATGGGCGCCTCGATCGCCCACGAGGTCGCCGTGGTCCTGGAGACGCGGTACGGCGTCCCGCCGGCATCGCTCGTCGTCTCCAGTCAGCCCGGTCCCGGGCACGTGCCCCCCGAGGGCTCGCGCGCGCAGCAGGGCGATGCCGAGCTGATCGAGAGCATCGGCCTGCTGGGCGGCACGGAGGCCGCGGCCCTACAGGACCCGGAGCTGCGGGAGCTCGTACTGCCGGCGATACGCGCCGACTACCGGCTGATCGAGCAGTACTGGGCGTCGCCGCACACGCTCACCGGCGTGAGCGCACCCGTCGTCGTCTACCACGGCAAGGCGGATCCGGGCGTGGGCCGCGATGCCGTCGAGGCCTGGTCGACCGTGGCGCGATCCACCTTCGACACCCGTTGCTTCGAGGGAGGCCACTTCTACCTCGTGGATCACGCGCAGGAGGTACTCGACGACCTCTTCGCCCGTCTGGACCTCACCCCCCGCACCGTCGAAGCCGCTCCGACCGAGGACATGCCATGA
- a CDS encoding PLP-dependent cysteine synthase family protein, with amino-acid sequence MTETTSPHAPKAYASIIEATELPRIIHVTDNLYAAAFSLMKLLPARFIVDRAERAGLLTPGTPVIETSSGTFALGLAMVCAQRGYPLTIVGDPAIDRDLRNRLEMLGTKVVIVHDEGQAGGIQGARLARVTELRREHPDSFVPGQYDNPDNPAAYAAVGDLVAQSLGALDCLVGPVGSGGSTCGIAASLRRGDHDPRLIGVDTHGSVIFGAPEGHRVLRGLGSSIVPGNVEHAAYDEVHWVAPGEAFHATRELYRRHGLFMGPTSGASFQVASWWARQHPAEKVLMVLPDEGYRYQSTVYDDSWLRAQGIVAAPGDRGPRLVDEPADAGRTWSRLLWDRRGRATAVAPAVAS; translated from the coding sequence ATGACTGAGACGACATCACCTCATGCCCCGAAGGCATACGCATCGATCATCGAGGCCACCGAGCTGCCCCGCATCATCCACGTCACCGACAACCTCTACGCGGCCGCCTTCAGCCTGATGAAACTGCTGCCGGCCCGCTTCATCGTCGACCGGGCCGAACGCGCCGGACTCCTCACCCCAGGGACACCGGTCATCGAGACGTCGTCCGGCACCTTCGCCCTGGGACTGGCGATGGTCTGCGCACAGCGCGGCTATCCACTCACCATCGTCGGCGACCCTGCGATCGACCGCGACCTGCGGAACCGGCTGGAGATGCTCGGCACGAAGGTCGTGATCGTCCACGACGAAGGGCAGGCCGGCGGCATCCAGGGCGCGCGCCTGGCCCGCGTGACGGAGCTGCGGCGGGAACACCCCGACAGCTTCGTACCGGGCCAGTACGACAACCCCGACAACCCGGCGGCGTACGCGGCCGTGGGCGACCTTGTCGCCCAGTCCCTCGGTGCCCTCGACTGCCTGGTCGGCCCGGTGGGCTCGGGCGGCTCGACGTGCGGGATCGCCGCCTCCCTGCGACGCGGCGACCACGATCCGCGCCTGATAGGCGTGGACACCCACGGTTCCGTCATCTTCGGCGCCCCCGAGGGGCACCGGGTCCTGCGGGGCCTCGGCAGCAGCATCGTCCCCGGCAACGTCGAGCACGCGGCGTACGACGAGGTCCACTGGGTCGCGCCCGGCGAGGCCTTCCACGCCACCCGCGAGCTGTACCGCCGGCACGGCCTGTTCATGGGTCCGACCAGCGGTGCCTCCTTCCAGGTCGCATCCTGGTGGGCCCGGCAGCACCCGGCCGAGAAGGTGCTGATGGTGCTGCCCGACGAGGGGTACCGCTACCAGTCCACCGTCTACGACGACTCCTGGCTCCGCGCGCAGGGCATCGTCGCCGCTCCCGGCGACCGGGGTCCGCGTCTGGTCGACGAGCCCGCTGACGCCGGCCGGACGTGGTCGAGGCTGTTGTGGGACCGGCGCGGCCGCGCGACCGCCGTCGCACCGGCGGTGGCCTCGTGA
- a CDS encoding lipase family alpha/beta hydrolase has translation MTTPQDPQDIGDQFLQGDTATRLSLLRSPDHTGALRRFLGARAYSELVDLAGPLPQEHLSTTAGSSLVFVPGVMGSVLVSRGLSGVWWLDLKNRRRIDSLALAPDGVNDAHASFKITPAALDMLYEGFLIAAAAHQAHDPHDFPYDWRKPLATSADELHQAILATSAVKPGQPVHVVAHSMGGLVVRTALMRHPDLWNHVGKIVFIGTPHYGSPAIGGYLKNHLWGFELLALLGRYLSRDTFRSLTGVLSLLPAPAGTYPSSTAEPGERYDHPCADFDLYDATAWHLKLTPAQQLQLQARLDDARRSHQDLHLWHSTLDQGLRDRMAIIAGTGFKTLFRLAYTKRGKLWHQMDRITSRRPGDPHRDGDGRVPLASATLTSIAEIRYINGEHASLPNLPDVQRDVWNFLADRPMRLAETPAAALEEHLGDVGQKTSALALPHIPGQRPLDDPGYLNFTSPTTAAMTELERLLEVGELPDFMRTRLL, from the coding sequence GTGACAACACCCCAGGACCCCCAAGACATCGGCGATCAGTTCCTCCAGGGCGATACGGCGACACGGCTGTCGCTCCTGCGCTCTCCGGACCACACCGGCGCCCTGCGCCGTTTCCTGGGGGCGCGTGCCTACTCCGAACTGGTCGACCTGGCCGGCCCCTTGCCACAGGAGCACCTGTCCACCACGGCCGGATCCAGCCTCGTCTTCGTCCCCGGCGTCATGGGCAGCGTCCTGGTCAGCAGAGGTCTCAGCGGTGTCTGGTGGCTCGACCTGAAGAACCGCCGCCGTATCGACAGCCTTGCCCTGGCACCCGACGGCGTCAACGACGCCCACGCCTCATTCAAGATCACACCCGCTGCCCTGGACATGCTCTACGAGGGCTTCCTCATCGCCGCCGCCGCCCACCAGGCCCACGACCCGCACGACTTCCCGTACGACTGGCGCAAGCCCCTGGCCACCAGTGCCGACGAACTCCACCAGGCCATCCTCGCCACGAGCGCGGTCAAGCCCGGCCAGCCCGTTCACGTCGTCGCCCACAGCATGGGCGGCCTGGTCGTCCGCACTGCGCTCATGCGCCACCCCGACCTGTGGAACCACGTAGGCAAGATCGTCTTCATCGGTACACCGCACTACGGTTCGCCCGCCATCGGCGGCTACCTGAAGAACCACCTCTGGGGCTTCGAACTCCTCGCCCTCCTCGGCCGCTACCTCTCCCGCGACACCTTTCGCAGCCTCACCGGAGTCCTCAGCCTCCTGCCTGCCCCGGCCGGCACCTACCCCTCCAGCACCGCCGAGCCCGGCGAGCGATACGACCACCCCTGCGCAGACTTCGACCTCTACGACGCCACCGCCTGGCACCTCAAACTCACCCCCGCACAACAGCTGCAACTGCAAGCCCGACTCGACGATGCCAGGCGGAGCCACCAGGACCTGCACCTGTGGCACAGCACCCTCGACCAGGGCCTGCGCGACCGGATGGCCATCATCGCCGGCACCGGATTCAAGACCCTCTTCCGCCTGGCGTACACCAAGCGCGGCAAGCTCTGGCACCAGATGGACCGCATCACGAGCCGGCGCCCCGGAGACCCGCACCGCGACGGAGACGGCCGTGTTCCGCTTGCCTCGGCGACGCTCACCTCCATCGCCGAGATCCGCTACATCAACGGTGAGCACGCAAGCCTGCCCAACCTCCCCGACGTTCAGCGAGACGTCTGGAACTTCCTGGCCGACCGGCCCATGCGCCTGGCGGAGACGCCGGCAGCCGCCCTCGAGGAGCACCTCGGCGACGTGGGACAGAAGACGTCCGCCCTCGCCCTGCCTCACATCCCCGGACAACGCCCGCTTGACGACCCTGGCTACCTCAACTTCACAAGCCCCACCACAGCTGCCATGACTGAACTGGAGAGGCTGCTGGAAGTCGGCGAACTGCCGGACTTCATGCGCACCCGCCTCCTTTAG
- a CDS encoding M15 family metallopeptidase, with the protein MNEIILMSDPRVAALPVLECGEALTDVRSERRLLLDLRKTDDAGAFCHVRTGVLERLLHAQTLLPAGLRLLFVEGYRPLALQKRYFEEYADAVRAAHTDWLPGEVHAAASRYVSPPDIAPHSAGAAVDVTLADADGRELDLGTRMNASPEESDGGCYTHAPHITGSARAHRTVLSAALVEAGLVNYPTEWWHWSYGDRYWALATGAAHAIYGPHELV; encoded by the coding sequence ATGAACGAGATCATCTTGATGTCGGACCCGAGGGTCGCGGCCCTCCCCGTCCTGGAGTGCGGGGAGGCCCTCACCGACGTCCGCTCCGAGCGCCGCCTGCTGCTCGACCTCCGCAAGACGGACGACGCAGGAGCGTTCTGTCACGTCCGCACAGGTGTCCTGGAGCGGCTGCTCCACGCTCAGACCCTGCTGCCCGCCGGCCTGCGGCTGCTCTTCGTCGAGGGCTACCGGCCGCTGGCGCTGCAGAAGCGGTACTTCGAGGAGTACGCGGACGCGGTGCGTGCCGCCCACACCGACTGGCTTCCCGGAGAAGTGCATGCGGCGGCAAGCCGCTACGTCTCGCCTCCCGACATCGCACCGCACAGCGCCGGAGCGGCCGTGGACGTGACCCTGGCAGACGCCGACGGCCGCGAGCTCGACCTCGGTACGCGCATGAACGCCTCCCCGGAGGAGAGCGACGGCGGCTGCTACACCCACGCCCCCCACATCACCGGATCCGCGCGCGCCCACCGGACTGTCCTGTCCGCGGCACTGGTCGAGGCAGGCCTCGTCAACTACCCGACGGAGTGGTGGCACTGGTCCTACGGCGACCGCTACTGGGCCCTCGCCACAGGCGCGGCACACGCGATCTACGGCCCGCACGAACTGGTGTGA
- a CDS encoding MDR family MFS transporter produces the protein MRETFSGLPAAYWWLWTSTLVNRLGGFVVTFLAMYLTVERSFSASYAGLVAALYGLGGSVAAVIGGVLSDWIGRRATLLAASLATAASTAVLGLVTQPAVIAVTACAVGLASNASRPAVSAMMADLVAPEDQMRAQSLNYWAVNVGFGVSAAVAGLISAHGWVWLFLGDALTTLLCAVVVFARVPETRPSEAGTGGTALVIGLSQVCRDRPFMALVALTFLLGTIIQQAFTTLPVDMGRSGFDAADYGRVVALNGLLIVLLQIPLARWAGKRETGVVLPLGALLLGWGFGLTAFAGTSGPGGTSGSVWVYALSVTVWTLGEIVYTPASAAAVAGLSPLRARGRYQGVYALAWAAASFVGPAAGGAATDAFGTGVVWGACAVAGTVAAGGFWALTRRPV, from the coding sequence GTGCGCGAGACGTTCTCCGGACTTCCCGCCGCCTACTGGTGGTTGTGGACGAGCACGCTGGTCAACCGGCTGGGCGGCTTCGTCGTCACCTTCCTCGCGATGTACCTGACGGTCGAACGGAGCTTCTCCGCCTCGTACGCCGGTCTGGTCGCGGCGCTCTACGGCCTGGGCGGTTCGGTGGCCGCGGTGATCGGCGGTGTGCTGAGCGATTGGATCGGCCGACGCGCGACCCTGCTGGCCGCGTCGCTGGCCACGGCGGCGAGCACGGCAGTGCTGGGTCTGGTCACCCAGCCGGCCGTGATCGCCGTGACGGCGTGCGCGGTGGGTCTGGCCAGCAACGCGTCCCGTCCTGCGGTCTCCGCGATGATGGCCGACCTGGTCGCCCCGGAGGACCAGATGCGGGCCCAATCGTTGAACTACTGGGCCGTCAACGTGGGTTTCGGCGTCTCGGCGGCCGTAGCCGGTCTGATCTCCGCCCACGGGTGGGTGTGGCTGTTCCTCGGCGATGCGCTGACGACCCTGCTGTGCGCGGTGGTCGTCTTCGCACGCGTACCCGAGACACGCCCTTCCGAGGCGGGGACCGGCGGCACAGCGCTGGTGATCGGCCTGTCACAGGTGTGCCGGGACAGGCCCTTCATGGCCCTGGTGGCACTGACCTTCCTGCTGGGAACGATCATCCAGCAGGCGTTCACGACGCTGCCGGTGGACATGGGCAGATCCGGTTTCGATGCCGCCGACTACGGGCGCGTGGTTGCCCTGAACGGCCTGTTGATCGTATTGCTCCAGATACCTCTGGCCCGATGGGCGGGCAAGCGGGAAACGGGCGTCGTGCTGCCGTTGGGCGCCCTGCTGCTCGGGTGGGGGTTCGGCCTGACGGCCTTCGCCGGGACCTCGGGTCCGGGCGGGACGTCCGGGTCCGTCTGGGTCTACGCCCTCAGCGTCACCGTGTGGACGCTGGGCGAGATCGTCTATACGCCGGCGTCCGCGGCGGCCGTGGCCGGCCTGTCGCCGCTGCGGGCGCGCGGCCGCTACCAGGGTGTCTACGCGCTGGCGTGGGCGGCGGCGTCGTTCGTGGGTCCGGCGGCCGGCGGGGCGGCGACGGACGCCTTCGGAACGGGGGTGGTGTGGGGTGCCTGCGCGGTGGCGGGCACGGTGGCAGCCGGCGGCTTCTGGGCGCTCACGCGACGTCCCGTGTGA
- the argH gene encoding argininosuccinate lyase, producing the protein MTSDTTRSGVDTGRLGTALHPEAHAIVYDQYLPAGDSEDAVGEELRLISEVDRAHLVMLVECGIVDAPRAAALLDAVDGLRRDGFAPVRSRPMPRGVYLAYESWLSERLGDDVGGVLHTGRSRNDLNATTARLRGRDVYRRLLESVEGLAAVLLAKAEEHGEVTMPAYTHGQPAVPITYGHYLAGLGCAVLRAFADLLHAGMELDTNPLGAGAVGGTSVAIDTGRTSELLGFTAPAANSVDAVASRDFGLRLLSASGVLGVAVSRAARDLAAWTSEEVALLRLADDLVGSSSMMPQKRNPFLLEHIQGRATASLGAFSAAASAMATAPYTNSIAVTNEALRQVWPGLRNTTDAVTLLRLVLAGAEPDAGLMLRRAVEGHTSATYLAEQLVSSGMPFRSSHHLVGRVVLRALNASLPLADAVRDTPEIARVAPHDDIEHWLDPATVARANAYGGGPGPASRAGALAGMTAEFHGLRAEFTARRDHWAHGAVLLDAAVGRVTSR; encoded by the coding sequence ATGACATCGGACACGACACGCTCGGGCGTCGACACCGGGCGCCTCGGCACCGCACTGCATCCCGAGGCACACGCCATCGTCTACGACCAGTACCTGCCGGCCGGCGACTCCGAGGACGCCGTGGGCGAGGAACTCCGGCTGATCAGCGAGGTCGACCGGGCTCATCTGGTCATGCTCGTCGAGTGCGGCATCGTGGACGCCCCGCGCGCCGCCGCACTGCTCGATGCCGTCGACGGGCTGCGCCGGGACGGCTTCGCACCGGTCCGCTCCAGGCCCATGCCGCGCGGGGTCTACCTCGCCTACGAGTCCTGGCTGTCGGAGCGGCTCGGCGACGACGTCGGCGGGGTGCTGCACACCGGCCGCTCGCGCAACGACCTCAACGCCACGACGGCCCGGCTGCGCGGCCGCGATGTCTACCGGCGGCTGCTCGAGTCGGTCGAGGGCCTCGCCGCAGTCCTGCTGGCGAAGGCCGAGGAGCACGGCGAGGTCACCATGCCGGCGTACACCCACGGCCAGCCGGCCGTGCCCATCACCTACGGCCACTACCTGGCCGGGCTCGGCTGCGCAGTCCTGCGCGCGTTCGCCGACCTCCTGCACGCGGGCATGGAACTGGACACCAACCCGTTGGGGGCAGGCGCGGTCGGCGGCACTTCCGTCGCCATCGACACCGGACGTACCAGTGAGCTGCTGGGGTTCACCGCTCCCGCCGCCAACTCCGTGGACGCGGTCGCCTCGCGTGACTTCGGACTGCGGCTGCTGTCGGCCTCCGGTGTGCTGGGGGTCGCCGTCTCCCGAGCGGCGCGCGATCTCGCGGCCTGGACCTCCGAGGAGGTCGCGCTGCTACGGCTCGCCGACGACCTGGTCGGATCCAGCTCGATGATGCCGCAGAAGCGCAACCCGTTCCTGCTCGAACACATCCAGGGCCGGGCGACCGCGAGCCTCGGCGCGTTCAGTGCGGCCGCCTCGGCCATGGCCACGGCGCCCTACACCAACTCCATCGCCGTCACCAACGAGGCGCTGCGACAGGTCTGGCCCGGGCTGCGGAACACCACCGATGCGGTCACCCTGCTCCGGCTGGTGCTGGCCGGCGCCGAACCCGACGCCGGGCTGATGCTGCGGCGCGCCGTCGAGGGCCACACCTCGGCGACGTATCTGGCCGAGCAACTGGTGTCGTCCGGGATGCCGTTCCGGAGCTCCCACCATCTGGTGGGCCGTGTCGTTCTGCGTGCCCTCAACGCCTCCCTGCCCCTCGCCGACGCCGTGAGGGACACCCCCGAGATCGCCCGGGTCGCGCCGCACGACGACATCGAACACTGGCTGGATCCGGCGACGGTCGCCCGGGCCAACGCGTACGGAGGAGGTCCGGGCCCGGCTTCCCGCGCCGGGGCGCTTGCCGGGATGACCGCCGAATTCCATGGACTGCGCGCGGAGTTCACTGCCAGGCGGGACCATTGGGCGCACGGTGCGGTGCTCCTCGATGCGGCGGTCGGGCGGGTGACGTCCCGATGA